The segment GACCACCGGAGATCAGATCGCCGCCGTCGACGTCGTGCTCTACAACGGTACGAGCGGTGACAAGGTCGTGGCCACTGAGTTCGACGGCGACCTCAGCCGTCTGTCGAACATCGACTCGTGGAACAGCCAGGTGCCGGCCGTCGCATCCGCGCTGCACTGCGCGAGCGAGGGCTCCCGGTTGGTCGCCGCCTTCCCGGGCACCGATCTCGGTGAGCAGGGCATGACGGGCCTGGGTGTGGCGAAGGACGACTCGGTCGTGGCGGTCATCGACGTGCTCAAGGTGTACCTGCCGCACGCCGAGGGCACCGAACAGTACAACGACGCGCTGGGCCTGCCCACCGTCGTGCGCGCTCCCGATGGGCAGCCGGGCATCATCGTGCCCGATGCCAAGGCTCCGACCGACCTCGTCGTGCAGACGCTCATCAAGGGCGACGGCGAGAAGGTCACCGGCGAGGAGCCGATCCGGGTGCACTACACCGGCGTCACCTGGGACGAGCGCACGGTCTTCGACACCACGTGGGGCAGCAACCCCGCGAAGTTCGACCTCACGCAGGTCATCGAAGGATTCGCGAAAGGGCTGACCGGGCAGACCGTCGGCTCCCAGGTGCTGCTCGTGATCCCGCCCGAGCTCGGCTACGGCGACCAGGCACAGGGATCGATCCCGGCGAACTCGACGCTCGTGTTCGTCGTCGACATCCTGGG is part of the Microbacterium pseudoresistens genome and harbors:
- a CDS encoding FKBP-type peptidyl-prolyl cis-trans isomerase; the encoded protein is MRRSTAAVTSLALAAVVLTGCAGGPSFDGEDCAGAFTGDLTKLATVTGDLGSEPDVTLRTPIHQSTETVEERIVGHGQRLTTGDQIAAVDVVLYNGTSGDKVVATEFDGDLSRLSNIDSWNSQVPAVASALHCASEGSRLVAAFPGTDLGEQGMTGLGVAKDDSVVAVIDVLKVYLPHAEGTEQYNDALGLPTVVRAPDGQPGIIVPDAKAPTDLVVQTLIKGDGEKVTGEEPIRVHYTGVTWDERTVFDTTWGSNPAKFDLTQVIEGFAKGLTGQTVGSQVLLVIPPELGYGDQAQGSIPANSTLVFVVDILGVDPAGTASSTGQ